The nucleotide sequence GTCCGAACTCACCCCGGTCTCGCTGCAGGCGTACCAGTTCGGGGGCCGCACCTACGGGGTGCCCTACGACATCGGCATGGTCGGCTTCTGGTACAACAAGAAACTCTTCGCCAAGGCCGGGATCACCACCCCGCCGGCCACCTGGGCCGAGTTCCTCGACGACGTCAGGAAGCTCAAGGCGGCCGGCGTCACCCCGATCGCCCTCGCCGGCAAGGAGAAGTGGCCGGGCCACTACTACTGGGCCTACCTCGCGATGCGCGTCGCCGGCCTCCCCGCGCTGGAGAAGGCCGCGACCACCAAGGACTTCACCGGTGCCGGCTTCGTCCAGGCGGGCGTCCACCTCAAGGAGCTCGTCGACCTCCAGCCCTTCCAGACGGCCTTCCTCGGTGCCGGCTACGCCACCCCCGGCGGTCAGGCCGCGACCATGGGCAACGGCAAGGCCGCCATGGAGCTGATGGGGCAGTGGGGGCCGTCGGTGCAGAAGGACGCGGGCGCCGACCTCGGAGCGGACCTGGGCTTCTTCCCGTTCCCGACGGTCGACGGCGGTGTGGGACGGGCCACCGAGGTGTTCGGCGGCGGCGGTGGCTTCGCGCTGCGCAAGGGCGCCCCGAAGGAGGCCCTGGACTTCCTGAAGTTCTTCGTCCTGGAGAACGAGTCCAAGCTGCTGGCCTCCAACGGCTACCTGCCGGTGGTCAAGGGAGCGGAGAGCCAACTCACCGACGCCAACAAGAAGGTGGTGGCCGGCAGCCTGGTCAAGGCGACGGGCTTCCAGCTCTTCCTCGACCAGGCCTATCCGCCGGCGGTCGGCCAGGAGGTCAACGACAGCGTCGCCGACCTCATAGCCGGCAAGAAGACCCCCGAACAGGTCACCGCCTCGATCACCGAGGCTGCGAAGAGTGCCTAGCCTCGTGTCCACCCCGACAAAGGAGCGGACGGAGGAGGCGGCGCCGACGCCCGCGCCACGCCAGGCCCGGCCGCGCCTGCGCGGGTGGGGACACTGGGTGTCGGTCGCCTGGTTCCTCGTCCCGGCCCTGGTCCTCTTCCTCGTCTTCGTCCTCGCCCCGATCGTCGTCGCCGTCTTCACCGGTTTCTTCAAGTGGGGCGGGGTCGGCCCCATGGACGACTTCGTCGGCTTCGCGAACTACACCAAGCTCTTCGACGACCAGGTCTTCCTCGGCGACCTGGGACGCGGGCTCTACCTGATCGTCCTGTCGATCACGGTGCAGCTGCCGTTCGCGCTGCTCACCGCGGTCCTGCTCAACCAGAAGCTGCGCGGCCGGGCCGTCTACCGGATGCTGTTCTTCGCGCCGTACATCCTGTCCGAGGTGGTCACGGCCGTCCTCTTCACGATGATCTTCCTGCCCGGCGCCGGCATGGCCGACCACCTCGCCGGCCTCCTGGGCCTGGAGGGGCTGCGGGGCACCTGGCTCGCCGACCCCTCGACGGTCATGCCCACCCTGTTCGTGGTCATGATCTGGAAGTACTTCGGCTTCCACATGATGCTCTTCCTCGCCGGACTGCAGAGCATCCCCACCGAGATCCTGGAGGCCGCCTCCATCGACGGCGCCGGCCCCTGGCAGCGCTTCCGGCACGTGACGCTGCCGCTGCTCGGCCCGACGATCAGGATCAGCGTCTTCCTCTCGATCATCGGTTCCATCCAGCTCTTCGACCTCGTCTGGGTCATGACCGCGGGCGGGCCCAACCACTCCTCCGAGACGATGGCGATCGCGATGTTCCAGTTCGGGTTCAAGCGGTACCAGGTCGGCTACGCCAGCGCGATCAGCGTGGTCCTGTTCATGATCAGTCTGGTCTTCTCCCTCTTCTACCAGCGGTACGTGCTCCGCCGTGACCTGAGCGGCGCCGTCACCTCGGGAGGCGCCCGATGAACGCCCGTCGGACGGCACGCGGCCTTTCGCTGCACGCCGTGGTCTGGCTGATCGCCGCGTTCGTCGTCGTGCCGCTGATCTACGCGGTGATCTCCGGGTTCAAGAGCACCGGCGAGCTCACGACGAACCCGTTCGGGCTGCCGGAGCAGTGGAAGATCGGCAACTACACCGGAATTCTCGGCGACGGAATGTTCTGGCGGCAGATCGCCAACAGCGCGGGCATCGCGATCGGCACGACGGTCTGCACGGTGGCGGCCTCCGCGATGGCGGCGTTCGTACTGGCCCGCTATGCCTTCCGCGGCAGGGAGTTGTTCTACACGCTCTTCACGATCGGGCTGATGTTCCCGTTCGCGGTGGCCGTTCTGCCGCTCTTCCTCATGCTGCGCACCTTCGGCCTGCTCGACAACCCGCTCGGAGTGATCCTCCCGCAGGCGGCTTTCGGGCTCCCCATGACGATCGTGATCCTGCGCGGATTCTTCCGGACCATCCCGGCGGAGATCGAGGAGGCCGCCACCATGGACGGCTGCGGCAAGCTCCGCTTCTTCTGGAAGATCCTGCTGCCGATGGCACGTCCGGCGCTCGGTACGGTCTCGGTCCTGTCGGTCGTCGCGAGCTGGAACAACTTCTTCCTGCCGCTGCTCGTGTTCAACGACCCGAAATGGCAGACGATCCCGGTCGGCGTCCAGCAGTTCCAGGGCCAGTACTCGACCGACTTCGCGCTCGTCCTCGCCTACATCGTGCTCGCGATGGTCCCGGCCCTCGCCTTCTACGCCGTCGCCGAGCGCCAGCTGATCGGCGGCCTCACCGCCGGCGCCACCAAGGGCTGACCTGCTCCGCGTGATTGCTCCACCCCTGAGGAGACTCCGTGAAACGTCTATCCGCGCTGACCGCCGTCGTATTGTTAGCGCTAACAACTCACGTCGCCGCCGCTGACCCCGCGCCACCCGCCACCGGCCCCGCCATCGACTTCCGGGCCGAACTCCAGCCCATCGACGGATTCGGCTTCTCCATGGCCTTCCAGCGGGCCGACCTGCTGCACGGCGCGCGCGGCCTCAGCCCCGCCAAGCGGCGCGAGGTGCTCGACCTGCTGCTCGACAAGGAGAGGGGCGCGGGCCTGTCGATCCTGCGCCTGGGCATCGGGTCGTCGACCGACCGGGTCTACGACCACATGCCGACGATCCTGCCGACCGATCCCGGCGGGCCGGACGCCCCGCCGAAGTACGTCTGGGACGGCTGGGACGGCGGCCAGGTCTGGCTCGCCAAGGAGGCCAAGGCGTACGGCGTCAAGCGGTTCTTCGCCGACGCCTGGAGCGCGCCGGCCTTCATGAAGACCAACGGCAGCGAGAACGACGGCGGCGAGCTCCGGCCCGAATGGCGCCAGGCCTACGCGAACTACCTCGTCAAGTACGCGAAGTTCTACCAACGGGAAGGCATCCCGATCACCGACCTGGGGTTCACCAACGAACCCGACTGGGCGGCGACCTACGCCTCGATGCGTTTCACCCCGCAGCAGGCCGTCGACTTCCTCAAGGTGCTCGGGCCGACCGTCCGCGCGTCCGGACTGAAGACCGGCGTCGTCTGCTGCGACGCGGCGGGCTGGGACCGGCAGGTCGCCTACACCGAGGCCATCGAGGCGGACCCCGAGGCCGCCAAGGCCGTGCGGACCGTCACCGGCCACCGCTACAGCGGTCCGACCACGGTCCCGCAGCCCACCGACAAGCGGGTCTGGATGTCGGAGTGGTCACCGGACGGCACCACCTGGAACGAGAACTGGGACGACGGCAGCGGCTACGACGGCCTCACCGTCGCCGCCGACATCCAGAACACCCTCACCGTCGGCAACGCCAACGCCTACGTCTACTGGACCGGCGCGTCCCTCGGCGCCACCCGGGGACTCATCCAGCTCGCCAACCCCGGCGACTCCTACCGGGTGTCCAAGCGGTACTGGGCGCTGGCCGCCTTCAGCCGCTTCATCCGCCCCGACGCCGTCCGCGTACCGGTCACGAACGCCGACCCGGCCCTGAGCGTCACGGCCTTCCGCAACACCGACGGCAGCCGCGTGATCGAGATCCTCAACACGGCGACCACCGAGAAGTCCGCCCAGTTCGCCCTCCGCGGCGGCCACGACCGGCACCCCGAGGGCTACGTCACCGACGAGACCCGCTCGATCACCCCGGCCCACGTCGCCTCCGCGCGCGGTACGACCCTCAAGGCCACGCTCGCCCCGCGCGCGCTGACCACGATCGTCCTCGACTGAAACGACGGACCCCCCTCCGAGGAGTCATCCATGCCCATGCCCATGCCCATGTCCCGGCACGTCATCGCCCTGTCCGCCGCCGTCTGCCTCGCGGCCGGCCTCGCCGCCGCGCCCGCGAGCGCCGAGCCGCGTCCCCGGACGCTCGGCGAACTGGCCAAGAAGCACCACAAGTACTTCGGCTCGGCCACCGACAACCCCGAGTTCACCGACGCCGCCTATCTGAAGCTCCTCGGCAGCGAGTTCGGGCAGACCACCCCCGGCAACGCCATGAAGTGGTACGCCACCGAACCCGCGCCCGGCGTCTTCGACTTCACCGCGGGCGACGAGGTCGTGGCCTTCGCCAAGGCCCATCACCAGAAGGTCCGCGGCCACACCCTCGTCTGGCACAGCCAGCTCCCCGCCTGGCTCACCGAGCGCAGCTGGACCGCCGCGGAACTGCGCCCCGTCCTCAAGAATCACATCCAGAAGGTGGCCCGGCACTACAAGGGCAAGGTCATCCACTGGGACGTCGTCAACGAGGCCTTCAACGAGGACGGCACCTACCGCGAGTCGGTCTTCTACAAGACGCTCGGCCCCGGCTACATCGCCGACGCCCTGCGCTGGGCCCACGAGGCCGACCCGCACGCCAAGCTGTACCTCAACGACTACAACGTCGACGGGATCGGCCCCAAGAGCGACGCCTACTACCGCCTGATCAAGCAGCTGAAGGCCGACGGCGTCCCGGTGGAGGGCTTCGGCATCCAGGGGCACCTGGCGCTCCAGTACGGCTTCCCCGCCGACGTCAAGCAGAACATGCAGCGCTTCGCCGACCTCGGCGTCGAGGTCGCGGTCACCGAGCTCGACATCCGGATGAACCTCCCGGCGACCCCTTCGATGCTCGCCACCCAGGCCACCTGGTACGCCGACTACGTCAAGGCCTGCCTGGAGGTCAGGAAGTGCGTCGGCGTCACCATCTGGGACTACACCGACAAGTACTCGTGGATCCCCTCCGTCTTCCCCGGTGAGGGCGCCGCGCTGCCCTACGACGAGAACCTGGCGCCCAAGCCCGCCTACCACGCGATCAGGAAGGTGCTGGGCGGATGATCAGGACGGCGATCGTCGGAGCGGGCGGGATCGCGGGCATCTGCCACGTACCCGCCCTCCGGGCGCAGGCACACCGCGCCGAGATCGTGGCCGTCGTCGACGTGGACGCCGCACGCGCCGAGGCCTTCGCGGCCGAGCACGGCATCCCCGCCGTCCACACCGACCTGCGCAGGATGCTCGACGAGCAGCGGCCGGACCTCGTGCACCTGTGCACACCGCCGTACCTCCACGCCGAACAGGCCGTGGCCTGCCTGGAGTCCGGGGCGTGGGTGTGGTGCGAGAAGCCGGTGGCCCTGTCGCTGGCCGAGCTCGACCGGATCCACGCGGCCGAGGGCACCGCCGCCGCGGGCGCCGTGTTCCAGCACAGGTACGGCTCGGGCGCCCGCTACCTGCGCGACCGGATCGCGGCCGGGACCCTGGGCCGCCCGCTGGTCGCGCAGTGCGTCACGGCGTGGTACCGCGACGACGCCTATTACGACGTGCCCTGGCGCGGCACCTGGCGGAGCGAGGGCGGCGGCCCGACGCTCGGCCACGGCATCCACCAGATGGACCTGATGCTCGCGGTGCTCGGCCCATGGGCCGAGGTACGCGCGATGGCCGGCCGCCTCGCCCGCGACGTGCAGACCGAGGACGTGTCCACGGCCCTGGTCCGGTTCGAGAACGGAGCCCTCGCCACGGTCGTCAACAGCGTCCTCTCCCCGCGCGAGGAGAGCTATCTGCGGTTCGACCTCACCGGCGCCACGGTCGAACTCCGGCACCTGTACGGCTACTCCAACGCGGACTGGACGTTCACCGCCAGATCCGCCCACGCGAAGTGGGAGCCGCCGGACGACCTGCCCAGCTCGCACACCGCCCAGCTCGCGGAGTTCCTGGACGGCTACGAGGCCGGGATCCGGCCCGACCTCGGCCGCCCCACCATGGAACTGGTCACCGCCCTGTACAAGGCGGCGATCACCGGCCTGCCGGTCCGGCGCGGAGAGGTCGACGCGACCGACCCGTTCCACGGATCGCTCGACGGGGGACACCCGGAGGTGTTCCGATGACGTCAGAACCCCCCGAGCACGTCGAAGCCCCCGAGCACGTCGATCCCGTCGGACTCCCGGAGCGCTTCGAGCTCCTGGAGCGCGCGGACGCGCTGACCGTCCGGGCACGCGGCACCGACCTCTTCCGGTACGTGCACCGGCCGGTCATGGACCCCTTCGAGGCGCCGAAGCCCTACCTCCACCCGGTGCGCACCCTCGCCGGCGACGTGGTCACCGCGTACCGCCCGCACGACCACCGCTGGCACAAGGGCGTCCAGTTCACGGCCTCATGGGTGTCGGGCCAGAACTTCTGGGGTGGCGGCACCTACCTGCGCGGGCAGGGCTACGTCGACCTGCCGAACCTCGGCACGATGCGCAGCCTCTCCCTGGCCGCCGAAACGAGCCCCGGCCGCGCCGTCGTCACCGAACACCTCGCCTGGCACACGATGGCGGGGGAGCACTGGATCGACGAGCGCCGCACGCTGACCGCGCGTGACGTCGAGGCCGACTCCTGGACCCTGGAGATCACCACCTCGCTGACCAACGTCCTCGGCACCGCCCTGATGTTCGGCAGCCCCGGCACCCAGGGCAGAGAACTCGCCGGATACTCGGGCCTCTTCTGGCGCGGCCCGCGCGACTTCACCGGCGGCGGGGTGATCGGCCCCGGCATGGGCGAGCAGGGCGACTGGCTGGCCTTCGTCGGCACGCACGACGAGGTCGACCGCTCCTCCACGCTGCTGTTCCTGGACGATCCGGACACCCCCGGCCACTGGTTCGTCCGCAGCGAGCCCTTCCCCGCCGTCAACCCGTCCCTGGCGTTCGACAAGGAACTGCCGCTGGCCCCGGGCGACACCCTGTCGCGCCGCTACAGGATCGTCGTGGCCGACGGCGCGTGGACCCCCGCACGCCTGTCCCGCCACGTCGAGGAACACCCGTGGTGACCCCGCTGCCCGGCGGGGTGGGGATCTCCGGGCTGACCGTGTACGACTGGGAGGCCGCCGACGGGCTGTGCGGCGGCACCCCGCACATGCACCTCGTCTGCTCCGAGGCGTACGTGGTCATCGACGGCGAGGGCAGCGTCCAGACCCTCACCACCTCCGGTTTCGCCGACACCCCGCTGCGCCCCGGCGACGTCGTCCGGTTCACCCCCGGAACGATCCACCGGCTCGTCAACGCCGGCGGCCTGCGTCTCGTGGTCCTCATGCAGAACAGCGGCCTCCCCGAGGCGGGTGACGCCGTCTTCACCTTCCCGGCGCCCGTGATGGCCGATCCCGACGCCTACCGGGCGGCGGCCGTCCTGACCGGCGACCATGCCGCGGCGGCGCGCCGCCGCCGCGACCTGGCACTGGAGGGATTCCTGACGCTGCGCCGCGAAGGAGGGCTGCGGGAGTTCCACGGCGCGGCGCACCGCCTGAAGAGCGAGCTGCTCGACGCCTGGTGGATCCGCTGGCGTGACGGGCCGCTGGCGGCGACCCTCGCGACCGGCTGCCAACTGGCATCGCTGCAGGCCGGAGACCTCACCCACCTCGATCACGGCGAGGTGTCGCGGCTGGAGAGCCCGGCGGACCCGGTCTTCGGCATGTGCGGCCGTCTCCGTCCCTATTCCGTCCCCGACCTCCCGACCCGGCCGCCGCGCGGTGCGTCGGAGCCATCTCACCCCCACCCTCCGAAGGAGCTCTCCTGATGAGATTTCGCCGTCCACCCCTGGTCCTGAGTCTCGTCCTCGCGGTCCTTTCGTCGCTGCTGCTCGGGGCCTCGCTCCTCAGTGCCCCGCCCGCCGCCGCGGCGACCGTCGACACCAACGCCTGGTACGTGCTGGTCAACCGCAACAGCGGCAAGGCCCTGGACGTCCACAACCTGGCGACCGGTGACGGCGCCCGCATCACCCAGTGGACCAGGAACGACCAGAACCAGCAGCAGTGGCAGTTCGTCGCCTCGGGCGACGGCTACTACCGCCTCAAGTCCCGCCACTCGGGCAAGGTCCTGGACGTCCAGAACAGCTCGACCGCAAACGGCGGCGCGATCGTCCAGTGGACGGACGCGAACGGCACCAACCAGCAGTGGCGCCTGGCCGACAGCGCGGACGGTCACATCAGGCTCGTCGCCCGCCACAGCGGCAAGGCCCTCGAAGTCCAAGGCGGCTCCACCGCCGACAACGCGAACATCGTCCAGTACGACGACTGGGGCGGCGCCAACCAGCAGTGGCAGCTCGTCAAGGTGGGCGGCGGCACCCCCGGCACCTGTGCACTTCCCTCGACGTACCGCTGGTCGTCGACGGGCGCGCTGGCGCAGCCCAAGGCCGGATGGGCCTCGCTCAAGGACTTCACCGTCGCCCCCCACAACGGCAAGCACCTCGTCTACGCGACGACGCACGGCACCACGGCGTCGGGAGTGGGCTGGGGCTCGATGAACTTCACCCCGTTCACCGACTGGTCGCAGATGGCCTCCACCGGCCAGAACACCATGGCGAACCGCGTCGTCGCCCCCACGCTCTTCTACTTCGCGCCGAAGAACATCTGGGTGCTCGCCTACCAGTGGGGCAGGACCGCGTTCTCCTACCGGACGTCGACCGACCCCGCCAACCCGAACGGCTGGTCGGCGGAGCAGGAGCTCTTCTCCGGAAGCATCACCGGCTCGGGCACGGGCCCCATCGACCAGACGCTCATCGGCGACGGGACGAACATGTACCTGTTCTTCGCCGGTGACAACGGCAAGATCTACCGGGCCAGCATGCCGATCGGGAACTTCCCGGGCAGCTTCGGCTCCTCGTACACGACGATCATGAGCGACACGGAGAAGAACCTCTTCGAGGCACCCCAGGTCTACAAGGTCAAGGACCAGAACCAGTACCTCATGATCGTCGAGGCCCGGGGCGCGAGCGAGCACCGCTACTTCCGCTCGTTCACGGCCACCAGCCTGAGCGGCTCCTGGACGCCGCAGGCCGCGACCGAGAGCAACCCCTTCGCCGGCAAGGCCAACAGCGGCGCCATCTGGACCAACGACATCAGCCACGGCGAGCTGATCCGCGCCGGCGCCGACCAGACCTTCACGATCGACCCCTGCAACCTGCAGTTCCTCTACCAGGGTCGTGACCCCAACTCCGGCGGCGACTACGGCCAGTGGGCCTACCGCCCGGGTCTGCTGACGCTCCAGCGCTGACCACATGGCGGGCCCGGTCGTCACCCGGGCCCGCCATGGTCGCGGGCCAGGGTCAGGGCCAGGGCCGCGTCCGGGGCCGGCGTCACCTGTGCCGGCCGCCCACCGACGACGCCGGCGGACCGACCCCGTCTCACGTCGTATTCTTTGCCGACGCAGAGGCCGGTCGCCGTCCGCCGGTGGACCGCCTCCCTGGAGAGGGTGGGAATGGGGCTCATCGACGTGGACCACGCGGGGCTGGTCGTCGCGGCGCAGGCCGGTGACGACGGGGCGCGCGAGGAGCTGATCGCCGCGTACCTGCCGCTGGTCTACAACATCGTCGGGCGCGCGCTGAGCGGCCACGCCGACGTCGACGACGTCGTCCAGGAGACCCTGCTGCGCGTGGTCCGCGACCTGCCCGCCGTGCGCGCCCCGGAGAGCTTCCGGTCCTGGCTCGTGTCGATCACGCTCCGCCAGATCAACACCCACCTGCACCGGAAGTACGCCTTCGCCGAACGGACCACGGTCATCGACGAGGCGCACGAGATACCGGACGTCGGCGCGGAGCCCGTGGACACGGCGATCCTGCGGCTGCACGTCTCGGACGAGCGCCGTCGCGTCGTCGAAGCCGGCCGGTGGCTCGATCCGGACCACCGGGTGCTGCTGTCGCTCTGGTGGCAGGAATGCGCCGGCTCGCTGAGCCGTGACGACATCGCCGCCGCGACGGGGCTCACGGTCGCCCACGTCGGAGTACGCCTGCAACGCATGCGCGAGCAGCTGGACCTGTGCAGGACGATCGTCGCCGCGCTGGAGGCCGACCCGCGCTGCGCCCGACTGGACGAGGCCGTCGCCGGCTGGGACGGCCTGCGCGCATCGGTGTGGCGCAAGCGCATCGCGCGGCACACCCGCGACTGCCCGGTCTGCACGGAGCAGACGACCGAACGGGTTCCGGCCGAGTTGCTCCCCCTCGGTCTCGCGACGCTGGCCGTGCCGGCCGGGCTGGTCTCCGCGCTCGTCGCCAAGGGCCTGTTGTCGGGCACCGCCGCGATCGCCGCCGGGCCGGCCGCGGCACACGTCGCCGCCGGCACCGCGGCGGGGGGAGGCGGCCTGCACGCCGCGCTGAGCGGCAAATTCGCGGCGATCACCGCCCACCCGCTGGCGAGCCTCACCGCCGGCGCGGTGCTCATCGCCGGAACCGCCACCTATGTGACCTGGCCCGAACCGGCACCTCGGGTGCCCGCCGTCATCGCCGCCCCCACCGCGGGCACCGCCCCGCCGGTCCCGTCGCGCACCACGACGCCGGACGAACCGTCCCCCGTGAGTCCGTCCGCCGCGGCAGCCGATGTTCCGCTCGGGGTGCGGTCGCTGGAGTCCGTGGATGAACCCGGCCTGTTCGTCACCTCTGCAGGCGACCACGCGACGCTCGGCCGGGTCTCCGCGTCCAGCGGCGCGCAGACCCGGAACCGGGGCACCTTCACGGTCGTCGCGGGGCTGGCCGACACCCGGTGCGTCACCTTCCGCGCCGCGGACGGCCGCTACCTTCGCCACTCCTACCTGCGGCTGCGGCTGAGCGCCGACGACGGCAGCGAGCTGTTCCGTGAGGACGCGACCTTCTGTCCGCGCCCCGGGTCGGTCGCGGGGTCGGTGACCCTGCACGCCCACAACTATCCCGGTTCCGTCCTCCGCCACCGGGACGGAGGCATCTGGCTCGACGGCTCCGACGGAACACGGACCTTCGCCGGTCAGGCATCCTTCATCGTGCGCCAGGCCTGGTCCTGAGAGTCGCTCCTGCGCAGGTCGCAGGCAGAAACTGAGCGAACTTCCGGACGGCGCGACTTTTTCTGTTACGCGACCGCGAGTTCGGCAGCCTCCACTTCAGGGGTGACCTTCCCCCACTGCTGTATCCCCCTGAAGAGAGGCCTCCCATGACGCGACGCACCCATCTGAACCGCGACCCGCGAGCAAAGGCATGAAGGGCCTGCACCGGCTCCGCCGCCGTCGCCGGACCTGGGTGGCAGGACTGTCGGCCGCGGCGGTGGTCGCCGGCGCCCTGACGCTCCTCCCCGGCTCCGCCGGCGCCGCGGGCCTGGGTACGCACGCGGCCCCCTCGGGCCGGTACTTCGGCACGGCCGTGGCCGCGGGCCGCCTCGGCGACTCGGCGTACACCGCGATCGCCGACCGGGAGTTCAACATGATCACCCCGGAGAACGAGATGAAGTGGGACGCCGTCGAGCCGTCCCGCGGCCGTTTCGACTTCGGTCCCGCGGACCGGATCGTCGAGCGTGCCCTGGCACGCGGCCAGCGCGTCCGCGGCCACACCACGGTCTGGCACTCGCAGCTCCCCTCCTGGGTGGGCTCCATCCGCGACACGAAGACGCTGCGCGGCGTGATGAACCACCACATCACCACCCAGATGACCCACTACAAGGGCAAGATCTACGCCTGGGACGTGGTCAACGAGGCCTTCGCCGATGGCGGCAGCGGCCGGCTCCGCGACTCGGTCTTCCAGAAGGTGCTGGGCGACGGCTTCATCGAGGAGGCGTTCCGCACCGCCCGCGCGGCCGACCCCTCGGCCAAGCTCTGCTACAACGACTACAACATCGAGAACTGGTCGGACGCCAAGACCCAGGGCGTCTACCGCCTGGTGAAGGACTTCACGTCCCGAGGCGTTCCCATCGACTGCGTCGGCTTCCAGAGCCACTTCGGCGCGGGCGGCCCGCCGGCGAGCTTCAAGACGACCCTGGCCAACTTCGCCGCCCTGGGCGTCGACGTCCAGATCACCGAGCTGGACATCGCCCAGGCATCACCTGCCCACTACGCGAGTGCGGTCAGCACCTGTCTGTCCGTGGCCCGGTGCACCGGCATCACGGTGTGGGGCGTCCGTGACAGCGACTCCTGGCGGAGCGCCGAAAGCCCGCTGCTGTTCGACCGGAACGGCAAGCCCAAGCCCGCGTACGCCGCCGTCATGAACGCCCTCGGCTCCGGCTCGGGTCCCACCCCGAGCAA is from Streptomyces venezuelae ATCC 10712 and encodes:
- a CDS encoding carbohydrate ABC transporter permease encodes the protein MNARRTARGLSLHAVVWLIAAFVVVPLIYAVISGFKSTGELTTNPFGLPEQWKIGNYTGILGDGMFWRQIANSAGIAIGTTVCTVAASAMAAFVLARYAFRGRELFYTLFTIGLMFPFAVAVLPLFLMLRTFGLLDNPLGVILPQAAFGLPMTIVILRGFFRTIPAEIEEAATMDGCGKLRFFWKILLPMARPALGTVSVLSVVASWNNFFLPLLVFNDPKWQTIPVGVQQFQGQYSTDFALVLAYIVLAMVPALAFYAVAERQLIGGLTAGATKG
- a CDS encoding carbohydrate ABC transporter permease, with amino-acid sequence MPSLVSTPTKERTEEAAPTPAPRQARPRLRGWGHWVSVAWFLVPALVLFLVFVLAPIVVAVFTGFFKWGGVGPMDDFVGFANYTKLFDDQVFLGDLGRGLYLIVLSITVQLPFALLTAVLLNQKLRGRAVYRMLFFAPYILSEVVTAVLFTMIFLPGAGMADHLAGLLGLEGLRGTWLADPSTVMPTLFVVMIWKYFGFHMMLFLAGLQSIPTEILEAASIDGAGPWQRFRHVTLPLLGPTIRISVFLSIIGSIQLFDLVWVMTAGGPNHSSETMAIAMFQFGFKRYQVGYASAISVVLFMISLVFSLFYQRYVLRRDLSGAVTSGGAR
- a CDS encoding cupin domain-containing protein — its product is MTPLPGGVGISGLTVYDWEAADGLCGGTPHMHLVCSEAYVVIDGEGSVQTLTTSGFADTPLRPGDVVRFTPGTIHRLVNAGGLRLVVLMQNSGLPEAGDAVFTFPAPVMADPDAYRAAAVLTGDHAAAARRRRDLALEGFLTLRREGGLREFHGAAHRLKSELLDAWWIRWRDGPLAATLATGCQLASLQAGDLTHLDHGEVSRLESPADPVFGMCGRLRPYSVPDLPTRPPRGASEPSHPHPPKELS
- a CDS encoding extracellular solute-binding protein, with protein sequence MASTLPSRRNFLALAGLTALSVSMTAACGTGGSGGGASADGKVRFEWWNIATTEPGKSLFPQIATAFTTAHPNVAINTTSLENEAFKSKLTATTSSGKLPDVFQTWGGGVLQQQVDAGLVEDLTDLLDWSSELTPVSLQAYQFGGRTYGVPYDIGMVGFWYNKKLFAKAGITTPPATWAEFLDDVRKLKAAGVTPIALAGKEKWPGHYYWAYLAMRVAGLPALEKAATTKDFTGAGFVQAGVHLKELVDLQPFQTAFLGAGYATPGGQAATMGNGKAAMELMGQWGPSVQKDAGADLGADLGFFPFPTVDGGVGRATEVFGGGGGFALRKGAPKEALDFLKFFVLENESKLLASNGYLPVVKGAESQLTDANKKVVAGSLVKATGFQLFLDQAYPPAVGQEVNDSVADLIAGKKTPEQVTASITEAAKSA
- a CDS encoding endo-1,4-beta-xylanase — translated: MPMPMPMSRHVIALSAAVCLAAGLAAAPASAEPRPRTLGELAKKHHKYFGSATDNPEFTDAAYLKLLGSEFGQTTPGNAMKWYATEPAPGVFDFTAGDEVVAFAKAHHQKVRGHTLVWHSQLPAWLTERSWTAAELRPVLKNHIQKVARHYKGKVIHWDVVNEAFNEDGTYRESVFYKTLGPGYIADALRWAHEADPHAKLYLNDYNVDGIGPKSDAYYRLIKQLKADGVPVEGFGIQGHLALQYGFPADVKQNMQRFADLGVEVAVTELDIRMNLPATPSMLATQATWYADYVKACLEVRKCVGVTIWDYTDKYSWIPSVFPGEGAALPYDENLAPKPAYHAIRKVLGG
- a CDS encoding glycoside hydrolase family 30 protein; this encodes MKRLSALTAVVLLALTTHVAAADPAPPATGPAIDFRAELQPIDGFGFSMAFQRADLLHGARGLSPAKRREVLDLLLDKERGAGLSILRLGIGSSTDRVYDHMPTILPTDPGGPDAPPKYVWDGWDGGQVWLAKEAKAYGVKRFFADAWSAPAFMKTNGSENDGGELRPEWRQAYANYLVKYAKFYQREGIPITDLGFTNEPDWAATYASMRFTPQQAVDFLKVLGPTVRASGLKTGVVCCDAAGWDRQVAYTEAIEADPEAAKAVRTVTGHRYSGPTTVPQPTDKRVWMSEWSPDGTTWNENWDDGSGYDGLTVAADIQNTLTVGNANAYVYWTGASLGATRGLIQLANPGDSYRVSKRYWALAAFSRFIRPDAVRVPVTNADPALSVTAFRNTDGSRVIEILNTATTEKSAQFALRGGHDRHPEGYVTDETRSITPAHVASARGTTLKATLAPRALTTIVLD
- a CDS encoding PmoA family protein, with protein sequence MTSEPPEHVEAPEHVDPVGLPERFELLERADALTVRARGTDLFRYVHRPVMDPFEAPKPYLHPVRTLAGDVVTAYRPHDHRWHKGVQFTASWVSGQNFWGGGTYLRGQGYVDLPNLGTMRSLSLAAETSPGRAVVTEHLAWHTMAGEHWIDERRTLTARDVEADSWTLEITTSLTNVLGTALMFGSPGTQGRELAGYSGLFWRGPRDFTGGGVIGPGMGEQGDWLAFVGTHDEVDRSSTLLFLDDPDTPGHWFVRSEPFPAVNPSLAFDKELPLAPGDTLSRRYRIVVADGAWTPARLSRHVEEHPW
- a CDS encoding Gfo/Idh/MocA family protein, with amino-acid sequence MIRTAIVGAGGIAGICHVPALRAQAHRAEIVAVVDVDAARAEAFAAEHGIPAVHTDLRRMLDEQRPDLVHLCTPPYLHAEQAVACLESGAWVWCEKPVALSLAELDRIHAAEGTAAAGAVFQHRYGSGARYLRDRIAAGTLGRPLVAQCVTAWYRDDAYYDVPWRGTWRSEGGGPTLGHGIHQMDLMLAVLGPWAEVRAMAGRLARDVQTEDVSTALVRFENGALATVVNSVLSPREESYLRFDLTGATVELRHLYGYSNADWTFTARSAHAKWEPPDDLPSSHTAQLAEFLDGYEAGIRPDLGRPTMELVTALYKAAITGLPVRRGEVDATDPFHGSLDGGHPEVFR